One stretch of Candidatus Bipolaricaulota bacterium DNA includes these proteins:
- a CDS encoding DUF134 domain-containing protein, producing the protein MGRQKKPRYCREFAGYNLFKPSGVPLAQLEIVEIGLDELEAMRLCDFDGHDQETAAAEMGVSRGTVQRLLYSGRRKLIDTVVHGKALVVSGAEHVLIRPPGRHGRGWGGRWAGQQPKG; encoded by the coding sequence AGTTTGCCGGGTACAACCTGTTCAAGCCAAGTGGGGTTCCGCTGGCGCAGCTCGAGATTGTGGAGATCGGGTTGGACGAGCTCGAAGCGATGCGATTGTGCGACTTCGACGGGCACGATCAAGAGACGGCAGCAGCGGAGATGGGGGTCTCGCGCGGCACGGTGCAGCGCCTCCTCTACTCCGGCCGGAGGAAGCTGATCGACACCGTGGTGCACGGAAAGGCGCTCGTTGTCTCAGGAGCCGAGCACGTGCTGATCCGCCCGCCCGGACGCCACGGCCGCGGCTGGGGCGGAAGATGGGCCGGGCAGCAGCCGAAGGGGTGA